One window of Phycisphaeraceae bacterium genomic DNA carries:
- a CDS encoding biotin--[acetyl-CoA-carboxylase] ligase produces MTEPPLESWQDAIESFIRSREISFIQRVVVLRETGSTQEAARAAAGNSGGTLVIADRQTAGRGRLGRVWIQGSAPDDSLHSAPDRGLGLATTIALVGSDLSPPRLSMVAGLAAHGACAPAIAESCVLGLRWPNDVVEREGEQRKVAGILVEKQGKVVLVGFGINVRHDADDFPATLAGRAVSLRQLGSADSRLDVLLRLIAEMQKALRMSAELISAKWSALDILVGSRRTMIQAGKRYEGLVRSIQPTSHIEIETKEGIVQLPSLTTALVHDEHA; encoded by the coding sequence ATGACGGAACCTCCGCTCGAATCCTGGCAGGACGCCATCGAATCCTTTATTCGCTCGCGTGAGATTTCATTTATTCAGCGTGTCGTCGTTCTTCGCGAGACGGGATCGACGCAGGAAGCAGCGCGTGCCGCCGCCGGCAACAGCGGGGGCACGCTCGTCATCGCCGATCGCCAGACCGCGGGGCGCGGTCGGCTCGGTCGTGTTTGGATTCAGGGTTCCGCACCCGACGACTCGCTGCATTCTGCGCCCGATCGCGGGCTTGGTCTTGCGACCACCATCGCGCTCGTCGGTTCGGACTTGTCGCCGCCGAGGCTCTCGATGGTCGCGGGGCTCGCGGCGCACGGTGCATGTGCGCCGGCGATAGCGGAGTCGTGCGTGCTCGGCCTGCGTTGGCCGAACGACGTGGTCGAGCGGGAAGGCGAGCAGCGGAAAGTCGCGGGCATCCTGGTTGAAAAACAGGGGAAAGTTGTGCTTGTCGGCTTTGGCATCAATGTGCGCCACGATGCGGACGACTTTCCCGCGACCCTTGCCGGGCGCGCGGTTTCGCTTCGGCAACTCGGTTCGGCTGACTCGCGACTCGATGTTTTGCTCAGGCTCATCGCGGAGATGCAGAAGGCGCTGCGGATGTCCGCGGAATTGATCAGCGCGAAGTGGTCGGCGCTCGACATTCTCGTCGGCTCGCGCCGCACCATGATCCAGGCGGGCAAGCGCTACGAAGGGCTTGTTCGTTCGATCCAGCCGACGAGCCATATCGAGATCGAAACCAAGGAGGGAATCGTGCAGTTGCCGTCGCTGACGACGGCGCTTGTGCACGACGAGCACGCCTAG
- the mutL gene encoding DNA mismatch repair endonuclease MutL has protein sequence MTATASRPIRTLSPLVASQIAAGEVVERPASVVKELVENSIDAGATRIEVELEQGGIELVRVSDDGGGIAKDDLPLALAPHATSKVGTLEDLDRIATLGFRGEALASIASVSRLTLRSRTPDSNEAFELKSEGEAREPIAPASSPVGTTLSVRNLFFNTPARRKFLKTVGTEQGRCADTLTAIALAHPLIGFVLRIDGKMVFDLAPNQSPQERALALLGSELEPEMLVVQSDQHDSRGVSLWGLVGTPSIARATNKSQHVFVNGRAVRDRTVQHAIMQAYRGLIEPSRFPTAVLMLELSPEAVDVNVHPTKAEVRFRDSSLVHSVVYHAISRALKAADLTPTFFGGSGAGSGGGGNAPAAFEVKHPTAIMPSPFQQPAHLTNQTNGPAQTEAFVEYLRRFTPGVDQLTFPLRTIPQSAPAVAAADGNGAQSDAPLDAQANGQAAHASSTSAPEGEVYSPKRVDRILQVHNSYVVTQDDQGVVIVDQHALHERVMFEALLARVGRGNLESQTLLTPALIDATADQLGRLEEMKPLLERIGVDAEPAGPRSIAVRSFPSFLFSRNVDPIEFMADLFSLTDENEEGDERPSAKAAAPSHPTSDIPNPTSNERLLRDVLDMMACKAAIKAGDHLSDLELDELLRLREAVERSSNCPHGRPTTVRLTIRELERLFGRA, from the coding sequence GTGACCGCGACTGCTTCCCGCCCAATTCGGACGCTTTCTCCTCTTGTTGCGAGCCAGATTGCCGCGGGCGAGGTTGTGGAGCGCCCGGCGAGCGTCGTGAAAGAGCTGGTCGAGAACTCGATTGACGCCGGCGCGACGCGCATCGAAGTTGAACTCGAACAGGGCGGTATTGAGCTTGTTCGCGTTTCGGACGACGGCGGCGGCATCGCGAAAGACGATCTGCCCCTCGCGCTCGCGCCGCATGCAACGAGCAAAGTCGGGACGCTCGAAGACCTCGACCGGATCGCGACGCTCGGGTTTCGGGGCGAAGCCCTCGCATCGATCGCGTCGGTCTCGCGGCTGACGCTCCGCTCGCGCACGCCCGATTCGAACGAAGCGTTTGAACTGAAGAGCGAGGGCGAAGCGCGCGAGCCGATTGCGCCCGCATCGTCGCCGGTCGGCACGACACTGAGCGTGCGGAATCTGTTCTTCAACACACCGGCACGACGCAAGTTCCTGAAGACGGTCGGCACCGAACAGGGACGCTGCGCCGACACGCTCACGGCGATCGCGCTCGCGCATCCGCTGATCGGGTTTGTGCTCCGTATCGACGGAAAGATGGTGTTCGATCTGGCCCCGAATCAGTCGCCGCAGGAACGTGCGCTTGCGCTGCTCGGGAGCGAACTCGAGCCGGAGATGCTGGTCGTGCAGTCGGATCAGCATGATTCGCGCGGGGTGTCGCTTTGGGGCCTGGTTGGAACTCCGTCGATTGCGAGAGCGACGAACAAGAGCCAGCATGTGTTTGTGAACGGCCGCGCGGTGCGCGACCGAACCGTGCAGCACGCGATCATGCAGGCGTATCGCGGATTGATCGAGCCCTCGCGGTTTCCGACCGCCGTGCTGATGCTCGAACTCTCGCCCGAAGCGGTCGATGTGAACGTGCACCCGACCAAGGCCGAGGTGCGCTTTCGCGATTCGAGCCTCGTGCACTCGGTCGTGTACCACGCGATCTCCCGCGCGCTCAAGGCGGCGGACCTCACGCCGACGTTCTTTGGTGGAAGTGGGGCTGGAAGCGGGGGAGGCGGGAATGCGCCAGCCGCGTTCGAGGTGAAGCACCCGACCGCGATCATGCCCTCGCCGTTTCAGCAACCGGCGCACCTGACAAACCAAACGAACGGACCGGCGCAGACCGAGGCATTTGTCGAATACCTGCGGCGGTTTACGCCGGGCGTCGATCAGCTCACGTTCCCGCTGAGGACCATTCCGCAGAGCGCCCCCGCTGTCGCGGCGGCGGATGGCAACGGCGCGCAGTCCGATGCGCCGTTGGATGCGCAGGCAAATGGGCAAGCTGCGCACGCGAGTTCGACTTCCGCGCCGGAAGGTGAGGTCTATTCGCCCAAGCGCGTGGATCGCATTCTGCAGGTGCACAACTCGTACGTCGTGACGCAGGACGATCAGGGGGTTGTGATCGTCGATCAGCATGCGCTGCATGAGCGGGTGATGTTCGAGGCGCTGCTCGCTCGGGTGGGACGGGGAAACCTGGAATCGCAGACGCTGCTGACTCCGGCGCTGATCGACGCGACGGCGGACCAACTCGGCCGGCTGGAAGAGATGAAGCCCTTGCTCGAGCGCATCGGCGTAGACGCCGAGCCGGCGGGGCCGCGATCGATCGCGGTGCGGTCGTTCCCGAGTTTTCTCTTCTCGCGGAATGTCGATCCGATCGAGTTCATGGCGGATTTGTTCTCGCTGACGGATGAAAACGAGGAAGGTGACGAGCGCCCGTCGGCGAAAGCAGCGGCGCCTTCCCATCCGACATCCGACATCCCAAACCCGACATCGAACGAGCGTCTGCTCCGCGATGTGCTCGACATGATGGCGTGCAAGGCGGCGATCAAGGCGGGGGATCACCTTTCGGATCTGGAACTCGATGAATTGCTGCGCCTGCGCGAAGCGGTGGAGCGGTCGAGCAACTGCCCGCACGGACGGCCGACGACGGTGCGGCTGACGATCAGGGAATTGGAGCGGCTGTTCGGGAGGGCGTGA
- a CDS encoding nucleotidyltransferase family protein yields the protein MTTSLPHSSFLLQRMVDAVEQVRNRLLKACATLRAANIDYAVVGGNAVATWVATVDQAAVRNTQDVDLLVRRSDFNRVKASLEAAGFTYRRAAGLELFLDQGASSPRDAVHLVFANEIVRAGEPAPNPGVEESTDLGDFRVINLEALVRIKLTAFRDKDRTHLRDLIGVGLVDAAWISRLPGEMAKRLQSLLDTPDG from the coding sequence GTGACGACGTCGCTTCCTCATTCTTCTTTCCTCCTTCAGCGGATGGTGGACGCGGTGGAACAGGTTCGAAATCGACTTCTCAAAGCTTGTGCGACGCTGCGCGCGGCGAACATCGATTACGCGGTCGTTGGCGGCAATGCGGTCGCAACTTGGGTTGCTACCGTGGATCAGGCCGCCGTGCGAAACACGCAGGATGTTGATCTGCTTGTTCGGCGCAGTGATTTCAATCGTGTGAAGGCGAGTCTTGAAGCCGCGGGTTTCACATATCGGCGGGCAGCGGGTCTTGAACTGTTTTTGGATCAGGGTGCATCGAGTCCACGCGATGCGGTGCACTTGGTTTTTGCGAACGAAATCGTGCGAGCCGGGGAACCCGCGCCGAATCCGGGCGTGGAGGAATCTACCGATCTTGGTGATTTTCGGGTGATCAATCTCGAGGCCTTGGTGCGCATCAAGCTGACTGCATTTCGCGACAAGGATCGAACTCATCTGCGCGACCTCATCGGAGTCGGGCTGGTGGATGCGGCATGGATTTCGAGATTGCCCGGCGAGATGGCCAAGAGGCTGCAGTCGTTGTTGGACACGCCGGACGGATGA
- a CDS encoding DNA alkylation repair protein: MPTTTSPTSPTIKQLLAELESKGEEARRKHNAKNGAPKNQFGVKHGDIRAIAKKIKAKPDEKHALALELWKTGNVDAQFLACLLLNPKSLSASEVDTLTRATTFAHVADWFNSYIVAQHADKDALRKKWMKDKSPRNPWAARAGWHFTASAINKGTSEDDPEALLKRIDKELAKAKPEIQWTMNNTLAAIGIKHANLRKCAVAIGERVSLYKDWPVSKGCIIPYVPVWVDAMVKRKK; the protein is encoded by the coding sequence ATGCCCACCACGACCTCTCCCACCTCCCCCACCATCAAACAACTCCTCGCCGAACTCGAATCCAAAGGCGAAGAAGCCCGGCGCAAACACAACGCCAAGAACGGCGCGCCCAAGAACCAGTTCGGCGTGAAGCACGGCGACATCCGCGCCATCGCCAAGAAGATCAAGGCGAAGCCCGACGAGAAGCATGCGCTCGCGCTCGAACTCTGGAAAACCGGCAACGTTGACGCTCAGTTCCTTGCGTGTCTGCTTCTCAATCCCAAGTCGCTCTCCGCTTCGGAAGTGGACACTCTCACCCGGGCCACGACCTTCGCCCACGTCGCCGATTGGTTCAACTCCTACATCGTCGCGCAGCACGCGGACAAGGACGCGCTGCGAAAGAAGTGGATGAAGGACAAAAGCCCGCGCAATCCCTGGGCCGCGCGCGCCGGTTGGCACTTCACCGCCAGCGCCATCAACAAGGGAACGAGCGAAGACGACCCCGAGGCCTTGCTCAAACGCATCGACAAAGAACTCGCCAAGGCCAAGCCCGAAATCCAGTGGACCATGAACAACACGCTCGCCGCCATCGGCATCAAGCACGCCAACCTCCGCAAATGCGCTGTTGCCATCGGCGAAAGAGTCAGTCTCTACAAAGATTGGCCCGTCTCCAAGGGTTGCATCATCCCCTACGTGCCGGTGTGGGTCGATGCGATGGTGAAGCGAAAGAAGTGA
- the nadC gene encoding carboxylating nicotinate-nucleotide diphosphorylase, protein MSRDFNTLSLPALFRALGAPEATRRLAAIARDEDLGKRGKPRDVTSRVASDSAGRARAFIRAREPGVIAGLACIPFLAKAFSRRIRFRAAKGVADGSAFKRGQTLGTLEGPARDILTFERTLLNLLSRLAGIATVTHEYDRAMRSKGPVRAKLLDTRKTTPGLRVLEKYAVRCGGGYCHRIGLYDAVLIKDNHITGVALKELTEWTERAARRASKLKPRPRFFEIEVDSLAQLEQVLFARIANRPAADIILLDNMAPKTLEMAVRWRDELAPQVALEASGGISIRTIADVARAGVDRISVGALTHSAPIIDLGLDFS, encoded by the coding sequence GTGAGCCGCGATTTCAACACGCTCTCTCTTCCGGCGCTTTTCCGTGCGCTCGGTGCGCCCGAGGCGACGCGCCGCCTTGCCGCGATCGCGCGCGATGAAGATCTCGGCAAGCGGGGCAAACCGCGCGACGTGACGAGCCGCGTCGCGTCGGATTCCGCCGGACGGGCGCGCGCGTTCATCCGTGCCCGCGAGCCGGGAGTGATCGCCGGTCTGGCCTGCATTCCGTTTCTCGCGAAGGCGTTTTCGAGGCGCATCCGGTTCCGCGCGGCGAAGGGAGTCGCCGACGGCTCCGCGTTCAAGCGGGGGCAGACCCTGGGAACGCTCGAAGGACCCGCGCGGGACATTCTTACATTCGAGCGCACGCTCCTCAATCTTCTCTCGCGCCTCGCAGGTATCGCGACCGTCACGCACGAGTACGACCGCGCGATGCGCTCCAAAGGGCCGGTTCGCGCAAAGCTGCTCGACACCCGCAAGACCACCCCGGGCCTTCGCGTCCTCGAGAAATACGCGGTGCGCTGCGGTGGCGGCTATTGCCATCGCATCGGTCTCTACGACGCCGTGCTCATCAAAGACAATCACATCACAGGCGTAGCTCTCAAAGAACTCACCGAATGGACGGAACGCGCCGCACGCAGAGCGAGCAAGCTCAAGCCCCGGCCGCGATTCTTCGAGATCGAAGTCGATTCCCTCGCGCAGCTCGAGCAAGTTCTCTTTGCGCGCATCGCCAATCGTCCTGCCGCGGACATCATCCTGCTCGATAACATGGCGCCGAAGACACTCGAAATGGCCGTGCGCTGGCGCGATGAACTCGCACCGCAAGTCGCGCTCGAAGCTTCCGGCGGAATCAGCATTCGCACGATCGCGGATGTTGCCCGCGCAGGCGTAGACCGCATTAGCGTCGGCGCCCTGACGCACAGTGCGCCGATTATCGATCTCGGCCTTGACTTTTCCTGA
- a CDS encoding dihydrofolate reductase family protein: MRKIRILEHISVDGVIAPGGPDDDKEYVHGGWTAPYRSAGGAEAVAAAQGEKFDLLLGRRTYDLWAGYWPKIKGGLFADRINGATKYVATHRPESLAWGPAEGLGADIVAGAGRVKSKEGPDLIVWGSSTLTSVLLEAGLVEEVVLFVYPILLGGGKRCFSESGGPQGLELVSTKTTPTGVLMNTYRYVGKLQTEMVGKQSR; this comes from the coding sequence ATGAGGAAGATCAGGATCCTCGAGCACATTTCGGTGGACGGCGTGATCGCGCCGGGCGGACCGGATGATGACAAGGAGTACGTGCACGGCGGATGGACCGCGCCGTATCGGAGTGCGGGCGGCGCGGAAGCCGTTGCCGCGGCACAGGGAGAGAAATTCGATCTGCTGCTCGGCCGGCGCACGTACGACTTGTGGGCGGGATACTGGCCGAAGATCAAGGGAGGCCTGTTTGCGGATCGGATCAACGGCGCGACGAAATATGTCGCGACGCACCGGCCGGAGAGTCTTGCGTGGGGTCCGGCCGAGGGACTCGGCGCGGACATCGTTGCGGGCGCGGGGCGTGTGAAGTCGAAAGAAGGGCCGGATCTGATTGTGTGGGGGAGTTCGACGCTGACTTCGGTGCTGCTCGAAGCGGGGCTTGTCGAAGAGGTCGTGCTGTTCGTCTATCCGATCTTGTTGGGCGGGGGCAAACGATGTTTTTCAGAGAGTGGAGGGCCGCAGGGGCTTGAGCTTGTGAGCACGAAGACGACACCGACGGGCGTCCTCATGAATACGTACAGATATGTCGGGAAGCTGCAAACAGAGATGGTTGGGAAGCAATCCAGATAG
- a CDS encoding HIT family protein: protein MTIFSKIIKGEIPSHKVYEDDKVFAFLDIGPLSTGHTLVIPKEAVPTLDRLSDESAAAIGRVLPRLCRAVMKATGASDYNVLQNNGASAHQVVMHVHFHIIPKFENEGLGIGWKSKSFDHGAGAELARKIAGSIDR, encoded by the coding sequence ATGACCATCTTCTCCAAAATCATCAAAGGCGAAATTCCCTCGCACAAGGTGTACGAAGACGACAAAGTCTTCGCGTTTCTCGACATCGGCCCGCTCAGCACCGGCCACACGCTCGTGATTCCCAAGGAAGCGGTCCCGACTCTCGATCGCCTGAGCGACGAATCTGCCGCGGCAATCGGTCGCGTGCTGCCACGCCTCTGCCGCGCCGTGATGAAGGCGACGGGCGCGAGCGACTACAACGTGCTGCAGAATAACGGCGCGAGCGCGCACCAGGTGGTGATGCACGTCCACTTCCACATCATCCCGAAGTTCGAGAACGAAGGACTCGGAATCGGCTGGAAGAGCAAATCGTTCGATCACGGCGCCGGCGCGGAACTCGCAAGGAAAATCGCCGGTTCAATCGATCGCTAG